One window of Dysidea avara chromosome 11, odDysAvar1.4, whole genome shotgun sequence genomic DNA carries:
- the LOC136237735 gene encoding tripartite motif-containing protein 2-like, with protein sequence MSSHECVVPPLPALTVQQSILEGLDINNCRIDTAFTRVSCKLLDLLKGIISVDEICFTCFTNANTELGIGYPEDLKQKLNEAKSVTEFFKILSNYPSHWSWINIQVMEKIASLNDQAIKLVEHYKTVMYGKKLVDILSEVKLPDFKVDEGFYSEIKEKWNKPLSDITFKDIQDHKLCVGEIFGINKSAVMLIHIAKGCVELHWLIPRTLIRYAFGEYLKNISKLTSLDIISIEFMGTTLLQTTTLQDLTGLNMSGNPIVIKKAIDNLSCLICRELFKDAKFLPCHHSYCVKCLGRMVIQSTITCPECRRKADVPEEGVEKLPSNILINRLVDELILKRKFQGEEEINCEECVTGDPVVSFCSDCAIFCCHICSEAHKRNKQYCEHNVIPLCELNTNKDVQIQQKPKLLMCTKHDTNELTLYCETCEVLICSYCAIKEHSGHVHDTVKTMAIKHRNSLRETAVNGDEILSGLCRIHDHIEIAIKRIKQQGDDMITDIDQVYDDLIQNLIKQRDLVKQEVRDAVSQKEKIVTAQLEEVELLQADVVAVKNLFDAMQKGSDQKALSMKKQVTDCMLKLSDKHKALNTEPLESDTMDLVFHNISLPIFSQLFVNVDPANCEMDQIPERVYKNVKSEFKIFAKFNSGHQCLRGGSRVSVQLESSTGNVFDAEVVDNNDGSYTASFEAPEVGETKVSVYINDEQIKGSPRVIMVNHNYPGIKKPTKIIDNNKQMGFPWGIACGLNGLWAVADHSNLCVYIYDGQDQLLRRFGTKGTKIDHFSTLYGITFDTENNLYATDYSKNRILKFDIDGHHLQTFGKKGKSNGELNNPVGITTHNDRVFVADANNNRISVFNTNGKFCLHFGSDHLDTPYDLVVNCNNHLLVVDYGKNCVYTFTLTGDIINEFGAQGRHGQLNHPCSITTDNNGCILVVDTGNYRVVVFDKDGNFLHSFGSRGCGYGEFFDHHGIAINSDCDIIYVSDNRNHRIQVYSNY encoded by the exons ATGAGCTCACATGagtgtgtcgtacctcctctgccAGCTctca CAGTACAACAAAGTATTCTTGAAGGATTGGATATTAACAACTGCAGAATCGACACTGCCTTTACTCGTGTCAGTTGTAAATTGTTGGATTTATTGAAAGGCATTATTTCTGTTGATGAGATATGTTTTACTTGCTTTACAAATGCCAATACTGAATTAGGAATTGGATATCCTGAAGATCTTAAGCAAAAATTAAATGAAGCAAAATCAGTTACAGAATTCTTTAAAATTTTGAGTAACTACCCTAGCCACTGGAGTTGGATTAACATTCAAgttatggaaaaaatagcatcTTTGAATGACCAAGCCATAAAACTAGTTGAACATTACAAGACCGTAATGTATGGTAAAAAGCTTGTAGATATATTATCTGAAGTTAAACTTCCTGATTTTAAAGTAGATGAAGGATTTTACTCAGAAATTAAAGAAAAATGGAACAAACCACTCAGTGACATCACCTTCAAAGACATTCAAGATCATAAATTGTGTGTTGGAGAAATTTTTGGCATAAACAAATCAGCAGTCATGCTCATACACATTGCTAAAGGATGTGTGGAGCTTCACTGGTTGATCCCAAGAACATTAATACGCTATGCTTTTGGTGAATACCTAAAGAACATAAGTAAACTGACAAGTTTAGATATCATTTCAATTGAATTTATGGGCACTACTTTGCTACAGACAACTACTTTGCAAG ATCTTACAGGTTTGAATATGAGTGGTAATCCCATTGTCATCAAGAAGGCCATTGACAACCTGTCCTGTCTCATATGCCGAGAACTATTCAAGGATGCCAAATTTCTGCCATGCCACCATTCCTACTGTGTAAAGTGTCTGGGAAGGATGGTAATACAATCCACTATTACTTGTCCTGAGTGTAGGCGCAAGGCAGATGTTCCTGAAGAAGGAGTGGAAAAATTGCCTAGTAATATATTAATAAATAGGTTAGTGGATGAGCTTATACTGAAACGTAAATTTCAGGGTGAGGAAGAGATCAACTGTGAAGAGTGTGTTACAGGTGATCCTGTGGTATCTTTCTGCTCTGATTGTGCAATTTTCTGTTGCCACATCTGTAGTGAGGCTCACAAGCGTAATAAGCAGTACTGTGAGCATAATGTGATACCATTGTGTGAATTAAACACCAATAAAGATGTGCAAATCCAACAGAAGCCAAAACTGTTAATGTGTACAAAGCATGATACCAATGAACTAACCCTATATTGTGAGACATGTGAGGTACTGATATGCAGTTACTGTGCAATTAAGGAACACTCTGGTCATGTTCATGACACTGTCAAAACCATGGCAATTAAACATCGCAACAGCTTGAGGGAGACTGCTGTAAATGGGGATGAAATTCTTAGTGGTCTCTGTCGTATTCATGATCATATTGAGATAGCTATAAAGAGGATAAAACAACAAGGTGATGATATGATTACTGATATCGATCAAGTTTATGATGATTTAATTCAAAATCTGATAAAACAGAGAGacctagtgaaacaagaggtgcgTGATGCTGTGTCTCAGAAAGAGAAAATTGTGACAGCACAACTAGAGGAAGTGGAACTTCTGCAAGCAGATGTGGTAGCTGTGAAGAATCTGTTTGATGCTATGCAGAAGGGTTCTGATCAAAAGGCATTGTCCATGAAGAAGCAGGTAACAGATTGTATGTTAAAGCTATCTGATAAACACAAAGCACTAAACACTGAACCATTAGAGTCTGACACAATGGACCTTGTATTTCACAACATTTCCTTACCTATATTTTCCCAGCTGTTTGTAAATGTCGATCCAGCAAACTGTGAAATGGATCAAATTCCAGAAAGGGTTTATAAAAATGTTAAATCAGAATTTAAGATTTTTGCTAAATTTAATAGTGGTCACCAATGCTTGAGAGGTGGTAGTCGGGTGTCTGTACAGTTGGAGTCCAGTACAGGAAATGTGTTTGATGCAGAAGTGGTTGATAATAATGATGGTAGTTACACTGCTTCTTTTGAGGCTCCAGAAGTTGGCGAAACAAAAGTCTCGGTTTACATCAATGATGAGCAGATCAAAGGAAGTCCTAGGGTTATCATGGTCAACCACAACTACCCAGGAATAAAGAAACCTACAAAAATAATTGATAATAACAAACAGATGGGATTTCCCTGGGGAATTGCGTGTGGTCTAAATGGATTATGGGCTGTAGCTGATCACTCCAAtttgtgtgtatacatatatgATGGTCAGGACCAGCTGTTGAGGAGGTTCGGTACTAAAGGTACTAAGATTGACCATTTTAGCACCCTCTATGGAATCACATTTGACACAGAGAATAACTTATATGCAACTGATTACAGCAAGAATAGAATACTAAAGTTTGATATTGATGGGCATCATTTACAAACATTTGGTAAAAAGGGTAAAAGCAATGGAGAGTTGAACAATCCTGTAGGTATCACCACACACAATGACAGAGTATTTGTTGCTGATGCCAATAATAACAGGATATCAGTTTTTAATACTAATGGGAAATTTTGTCTCCATTTTGGATCAGACCATCTTGATACCCCTTATGATCTTGTGGTGAATTGCAATAATCATTTACTTGTTGTTGACTATGGTAAGAACTGTGTGTACACTTTTACCCTAACTGGTGATATCATTAACGAATTTGGTGCACAAGGTCGTCATGGACAGCTAAACCATCCATGTAGCATTACCACTGATAATAATGGGTGTATACTGGTTGTTGATACTGGAAACTACCGTGTTGTTGTGTTTGACAAAGATGGAAACTTCCTGCATTCGTTTGGTTCAAGAGGCTGTGGATATGGTGAATTTTTTGATCACCATGGCATTGCTATCAATTCTGATTGTGATATTATTTATGTCAGTGACAATCGCAACCATAGGATCCAAGTATACAGTAACTACTAG